The genomic interval ACGACATCCCCAAACAGGAGAACTGCGCGGAAGCATGTTTTTCCTGCCCGACGATGCCCCGGAGCCGCCCGAACTCACCCGATTTCTCCGGTTCTTAAAGGCAAACGAAGTTTTTCTCAAACAATGGTGCGAAGCGCATCCCGTCCGGGGCGATTTACAGGAATGTAATGCCCGGTTTAGAACAGCATACGCCGAATATCTCAACAGCATAAGGAACACTTATGCCCTCACGGACGAAGACATTGATTTTTGGCTCTTTTGAACATTCATCCGGGGACGGTAACCCCGTCCCCCATAAAAACAAACCATCATGGCACAAGAGAATAAAGCGACCGATTATTTCAAACAGACGATCCAAAGCTATTTACAGCGCCGGGCGCAGGAGGACGAATTGTTCGCCCCCCGGTACGCCAATCCCAAGAAGAACATCGACGACTGCATCACGTTCATCCTCAATTATGTGAAGCAAAGCGGGTGCAACGGCTTCGCGGACGATGAAATCTACTCGCTCGCCATGCACTACTACGACGAGGACGACATCGACATCGGCAAGCCCCTTACCAACTGCAAAGTTGTGGTAAATCATACGATTGTACTGACCGAGGAAGAAAAAGCCGAAGCACGACGCCAAGCCATGCAAAAGGCAACGGACGAAGCCTACCGGAAAATTACGCAGGGTAAGAACAAGACCAAGAAAGCTGAAACGGCCACCCAATCATCACTATTTTAATTCGATACACCATGAAACCGAGAAATAAATTCCAACAGAAAGCAGTCGAAGCAAGCAAGAAACTGCCACCGCTGACCCCGGCACAGGAACGCTGGGCCTATACCAAAGTTATCGAATCGGTAGGTCGGCGCACGAAAAAAGGTGTCGTTACCTGCCTCGACTGCGGTGAGGTATTCCATAATGACACCGAATGGAAACATTGCACCTGCCCCGCCTGCCGCACACGACTGCGGATAGAGGACACCCGCAAACAGAAATTCCAGCAAAGGGAATACGCCACCTATATAACCGCCTGCGACGGGATGCAGGTCGTGCGGGTGTTTATGGTGAATTATTATACCAAAGTCGGACGACCGCTGAACCGCTTTTGCCACGAAGTCATGCAACGGTGGATAGCCCCCGACGGCAAATACTGCACCTTCGCCCGGAGCCGGGTATGGGGAACGATGTATTACGACCAATGGATTTATTCGTCCGACTTGGAACTGCACGGCGAATC from Alistipes dispar carries:
- a CDS encoding PcfK-like family protein, which encodes MAQENKATDYFKQTIQSYLQRRAQEDELFAPRYANPKKNIDDCITFILNYVKQSGCNGFADDEIYSLAMHYYDEDDIDIGKPLTNCKVVVNHTIVLTEEEKAEARRQAMQKATDEAYRKITQGKNKTKKAETATQSSLF